The genomic DNA TGGGCGTTTCCCGAAGTTGAAATGGATTAACCGAAATAGCGCACGCGAATGGCGTCGATGGCCACGGCGATAAAGATCATCACGCCGCCGATCATGCCGACATAAAACGACGGCACATTCACAATCGCCAGGCCGACCTGGATCACCGTCAGCAACAATACGCCGCCGAGTACACCTTTCACGTTACCGCGCCCGCCGAACACACTGACGCCCCCGATGATCGGCGCGGCAATCGCATACAACAGGTAGCTAGAACCCTGGCTGGAGGTGATCGCCATCTGCCAGGACGCCAGCAAAAAGCCCGCCGCCGCCGCGAGAAAACCGGAAATGGTGTAGGTGATGATCTTCACGCGGTCCACGCGGATGCCCGCCGAATTCGACGCAATCGGGTTGCCGCCCACCGCGTAGATTGAGCGGCCCAGTACCGTGCGACGCAGCACCACGCCCATCACCACCAGCGCGACCAGGAACACCACCGGCATCAGCGGCCAACCACCGAGGGTGACCTGGCCGATCCAGATGTAGCCGTCGGCCATGTTGGTCAGCGTGGTGCCCTGGGTCAGTGCCAGCAGTGCGCCTTGCAGGATGATCATCATCGCCAGGGTTTCGATCAGCGAGACCATTTTCAGCCGGGTGATGCACAGCCCGTTGAAGAAGCCAATCGCGGTGCCCACCAGCAAGCCGATGATCACCGCCAGGTACCACGGCAAACCCCAGCTCGAATAAGCCAACGCACCGACCGCCGACGAGAACCCGGCATTGGCCGGGATCGACAAATCAATCTCCGCCACCAGCAACGGCAGCGCCACCGCCAGCCCCAACATGCCGAGCACGGTGGCTTGCACCATCACGTTCTGCAGGTTGAACAGGGTGAAGAAGAATTCGTTGAACAGACCGAAGCCCGCCACCAGTGCGATCAGCCAGATCCACACCACGTTGTGCAGCACCCAGCCCAGCATGGCCGGACCGTTGATTTTGGTTGCGGCAGGCGCTACCCCGTTGCCGGGTTTCACTAAAGTACTCATACCCGTGTCTCCACTCTTTTTCTTATTCAACTGCTGGATCCTTGTACGGATGCGCGGATGCGCTCGACGCAGATGTCCTCTCCCGTCAATGTTTCCTTGATCGTGCCCTGATCGAAGATGCACACCCGGTCCACCGCGCGCACCAGTTCATCGGTGTCGCTGGACACGATGATCACCGCTACGCCGGCATCGCTGAGTTCGTCGATGATGCGCAACACATCCTGCTTCACACCCATGTCGAT from Pseudomonas tolaasii NCPPB 2192 includes the following:
- a CDS encoding ABC transporter permease, giving the protein MSTLVKPGNGVAPAATKINGPAMLGWVLHNVVWIWLIALVAGFGLFNEFFFTLFNLQNVMVQATVLGMLGLAVALPLLVAEIDLSIPANAGFSSAVGALAYSSWGLPWYLAVIIGLLVGTAIGFFNGLCITRLKMVSLIETLAMMIILQGALLALTQGTTLTNMADGYIWIGQVTLGGWPLMPVVFLVALVVMGVVLRRTVLGRSIYAVGGNPIASNSAGIRVDRVKIITYTISGFLAAAAGFLLASWQMAITSSQGSSYLLYAIAAPIIGGVSVFGGRGNVKGVLGGVLLLTVIQVGLAIVNVPSFYVGMIGGVMIFIAVAIDAIRVRYFG